The following coding sequences lie in one Streptomyces sp. NBC_00510 genomic window:
- a CDS encoding ankyrin repeat domain-containing protein, protein MNRRRRKKLSRALVWAARSGETGTVRRLLRRGASPELPDADGTTPLYAASAHGAADVVGLLLTAGALPDTESGHGDEGTPLCGAACWGHTETVRRLLAQGADPRLREDRGTGLTPLEWAERGPYPQTAALLRAAADSRPPTAG, encoded by the coding sequence GTGAACCGCAGACGCCGCAAGAAGCTGAGCCGAGCCCTCGTGTGGGCCGCGAGGAGCGGTGAGACCGGGACCGTGCGCCGGCTCCTGCGGCGCGGCGCCTCCCCCGAACTCCCGGACGCGGACGGGACGACACCGCTGTACGCGGCGTCGGCCCACGGCGCGGCGGACGTGGTGGGGCTGCTGCTCACGGCGGGGGCCCTGCCCGACACCGAGAGCGGTCATGGGGACGAGGGCACACCCCTGTGCGGGGCCGCGTGCTGGGGACACACCGAGACGGTGCGCCGCCTCCTCGCCCAGGGTGCCGATCCCCGCCTGCGCGAGGACCGGGGCACGGGGCTCACGCCGCTCGAATGGGCCGAGCGCGGCCCGTACCCGCAGACGGCGGCACTGCTGCGCGCCGCGGCAGATTCCCGTCCGCCCACGGCCGGGTAG
- a CDS encoding APC family permease, with translation MLTGNSGISTFKGEERALRADRLGMSGLLLSVVAASAPLMVVAGVMPTTYGVMGIVGQPLLFVILGVVLILFSVGYAEMSRHVHNAGAFYAYIARGLGGTAGAAASLVALVSYSAMQFAVFGLFGFEISGLFQTYLDTTIAWWIPAVLGVLAVGALGWLKIDVNAKVLGVLLLIEIALVVIFDVAAIGSPAKEGLSLHAFDPSTLSGAGLGTALCFCIASFVGFEQSPVYAEETSRPQVVVARVTFLAVTFVAVFFAISSWALSVAAGPSQIVEVSQKQGPGLLFGLSESIIGAAFTDVLHVLYVTGMFACLLSFHNVVARYAFAMGREGLLPQAFGRTNPNSGAPAFGSLLQTLVSLGFVVAFAVTDGSAAADHDPTAPVLKLFTWFGNVGALGVIVLLATASFAVIGYFVRRGALRTQAPRIVASALAGIALVVIAVYAVKDFDVLVAGDGSAVSWILPAIIGVTVVGGLVYGAVLRATRPEVHARIGLGNEAFRIEQAREAVPATDAETTGS, from the coding sequence ATGCTGACGGGCAACAGCGGGATCAGCACGTTCAAAGGCGAGGAGAGAGCCCTGCGGGCCGACCGCCTCGGCATGTCCGGCCTGCTCCTCTCCGTGGTCGCCGCCAGCGCGCCGCTGATGGTGGTCGCGGGCGTCATGCCCACCACGTACGGCGTGATGGGCATCGTCGGACAGCCGCTGCTGTTCGTGATCCTCGGCGTGGTACTCATCCTCTTCAGCGTCGGCTACGCCGAGATGAGCCGCCACGTCCACAACGCGGGCGCCTTCTACGCCTACATCGCCCGCGGGCTCGGCGGCACCGCGGGCGCCGCCGCGTCGCTCGTCGCCCTGGTGTCGTACAGCGCGATGCAGTTCGCCGTCTTCGGCCTCTTCGGCTTCGAGATCTCCGGGCTCTTCCAGACCTACCTCGACACCACGATCGCCTGGTGGATCCCGGCCGTCCTCGGCGTCCTCGCGGTCGGCGCGCTCGGCTGGCTCAAGATCGACGTCAACGCCAAGGTCCTCGGCGTCCTGCTGCTGATCGAGATCGCCCTCGTCGTCATCTTCGACGTCGCCGCCATCGGCAGCCCCGCCAAGGAGGGCCTGTCGCTGCACGCCTTCGACCCGAGCACGCTCAGCGGCGCGGGCCTGGGCACCGCCCTGTGCTTCTGCATCGCCAGCTTCGTCGGCTTCGAGCAGTCGCCCGTCTACGCCGAGGAGACCAGCCGCCCGCAGGTCGTGGTCGCCCGGGTGACCTTCCTCGCCGTCACCTTCGTCGCCGTCTTCTTCGCCATCAGCTCCTGGGCGCTGAGCGTCGCGGCCGGCCCGTCGCAGATCGTGGAGGTGTCGCAGAAGCAGGGACCGGGACTGCTCTTCGGCCTCAGCGAGTCGATCATCGGGGCCGCCTTCACCGACGTCCTGCACGTGCTGTACGTGACCGGCATGTTCGCCTGCCTGCTCAGCTTCCACAACGTCGTCGCCCGCTACGCCTTCGCCATGGGCCGCGAGGGCCTGCTGCCCCAGGCCTTCGGCCGTACCAACCCCAACAGCGGCGCCCCCGCCTTCGGCTCGCTGCTGCAGACCCTGGTGTCCCTCGGCTTCGTGGTCGCCTTCGCCGTCACCGACGGCAGCGCCGCGGCGGACCACGACCCCACCGCGCCCGTGCTGAAGCTCTTCACCTGGTTCGGCAACGTCGGCGCCCTGGGCGTCATCGTGCTGCTGGCGACCGCGTCCTTCGCCGTCATCGGCTACTTCGTCCGGCGCGGCGCGCTGCGCACCCAGGCACCGCGGATCGTCGCCTCCGCCCTCGCGGGCATCGCGCTGGTCGTCATCGCCGTCTACGCCGTCAAGGACTTCGACGTCCTGGTCGCCGGCGACGGCTCCGCCGTCTCCTGGATCCTGCCCGCCATCATCGGCGTCACCGTCGTCGGTGGCCTGGTGTACGGCGCGGTCCTGCGGGCCACCCGTCCCGAGGTGCACGCCCGCATCGGCCTCGGCAACGAGGCGTTCCGGATCGAGCAGGCGCGCGAGGCCGTGCCCGCCACCGACGCGGAGACCACCGGCTCCTGA
- a CDS encoding IS607 family transposase has translation MKLSEWAARNGVHYQTAWAWAKEGRMPVPVRQTPSGTWLVDEPASETSGRVVAYCRVSSADQKPDLDRQVARVVQGATGLGLPVAEVVTEVGSGLNGRRRKLHRVLSDPQAAVIVVEHRDRLARFGVEHLEAVLSASGRRLVVLDPTETADDLVRDITEVLTSMCARLYGRRAAKNRAARAVAVATGEASE, from the coding sequence GTGAAGCTTTCCGAGTGGGCGGCACGCAACGGCGTGCACTACCAGACCGCGTGGGCGTGGGCGAAAGAGGGCCGTATGCCGGTCCCAGTGCGCCAGACGCCATCCGGCACGTGGCTGGTCGACGAGCCCGCCTCGGAGACGTCCGGCCGCGTCGTGGCGTACTGCCGGGTTTCGTCGGCGGACCAGAAGCCGGACCTTGACCGGCAGGTGGCCCGCGTGGTCCAGGGGGCCACCGGTCTCGGCCTGCCGGTTGCGGAGGTCGTGACCGAGGTCGGCTCGGGGCTGAACGGGCGGCGCCGCAAGCTGCACCGGGTTCTGTCCGACCCACAGGCGGCTGTGATCGTGGTCGAGCACCGCGACCGGCTGGCCCGGTTCGGCGTCGAGCACCTCGAAGCGGTCCTGTCGGCGTCCGGGCGGCGCCTAGTCGTCCTCGACCCCACCGAGACAGCAGATGACTTGGTGCGCGACATCACCGAGGTGCTGACGTCGATGTGTGCGCGTCTGTACGGGCGGCGGGCGGCGAAGAACCGGGCCGCTCGCGCGGTGGCTGTGGCAACCGGCGAGGCCTCCGAGTGA
- the tnpB gene encoding IS607 family element RNA-guided endonuclease TnpB, whose translation MKKFRPQSGFVAQAYRFALDPNAVQERTLRSHCGAARAAYNWAVGWVTASWWQRRAEESYGVPEAALTQWRPWSLPSLRKAFNEAKHTDPRFADWWEENSKEAYSTGLANASAAFDNYAKSKNGKRKGARMGAPRFKSKRKARLACRFTTGTIRVDADGRHVTLPRLGTIRTHEPTLKLLARVQAGTARILSATVRHERGRWFVSFQVEVKRDIERVKRPDTAVGIDLGVKALAVMADSTGEIRTVANPKHYDTALKQLCRASRVVSRRQGPDRRTGQQPSRRWEKANAARNRVHHRVANLRADALHKLTTSVAAEYSTIVVEDLNVAGMLRNRRLARRIADAGFGEIRRQLTYKTRQRHATHIVAADRWYPSSKTCSGCGAVKAKLPLHVRTYECDACHLVVDRDDNAALNLAALAVACMTGTGVAGDQDTAPVVSKPRGADRKTRATRPRHKAEAGRAGGATLPHQRQTEARDRPQAEALTLW comes from the coding sequence GTGAAGAAGTTCCGGCCGCAGTCCGGGTTCGTGGCGCAGGCGTACCGCTTCGCTCTGGACCCGAACGCCGTCCAGGAGCGTACGCTGCGTTCGCACTGCGGCGCGGCCCGCGCGGCGTACAACTGGGCTGTTGGCTGGGTGACCGCCTCGTGGTGGCAGCGCCGCGCGGAGGAGTCCTACGGCGTCCCCGAGGCCGCGCTAACGCAGTGGCGGCCGTGGTCGCTGCCGTCGCTGCGGAAGGCGTTCAACGAGGCCAAGCACACCGACCCCAGGTTCGCGGACTGGTGGGAGGAGAACTCCAAAGAGGCGTACTCCACCGGTCTGGCGAACGCGTCGGCGGCGTTCGACAACTACGCGAAGTCGAAGAACGGCAAGCGCAAGGGCGCCCGAATGGGTGCGCCGCGGTTCAAGTCGAAGCGGAAGGCTCGCCTTGCCTGCCGGTTCACCACCGGCACGATCCGCGTGGACGCCGACGGCCGGCATGTGACGCTGCCGAGGCTGGGCACGATCCGTACCCACGAGCCCACCCTCAAGCTCCTCGCCCGCGTCCAGGCCGGGACGGCGCGGATCCTGTCTGCGACTGTGCGACACGAGCGCGGGCGCTGGTTCGTCTCCTTCCAGGTGGAGGTGAAGCGGGACATCGAGCGAGTCAAGCGTCCGGACACAGCGGTCGGGATCGACCTCGGAGTCAAGGCCCTCGCGGTGATGGCGGACAGCACGGGCGAGATCCGCACCGTCGCCAACCCCAAGCACTACGACACCGCGCTCAAGCAGCTGTGCCGCGCCTCCCGCGTCGTCTCCCGACGCCAGGGCCCCGACCGGCGCACCGGACAGCAACCCTCCCGCCGCTGGGAGAAAGCCAACGCCGCCCGCAACCGCGTGCACCACCGGGTCGCGAACCTCCGCGCGGACGCCCTGCACAAGCTCACCACGAGCGTTGCCGCCGAGTACAGCACGATCGTGGTCGAGGACCTCAACGTTGCCGGGATGCTCCGCAACCGGCGCCTCGCCCGCCGGATCGCCGACGCCGGGTTCGGCGAGATCCGCCGCCAGCTCACCTACAAGACCCGCCAGCGCCACGCCACCCACATCGTGGCCGCCGACCGCTGGTACCCGTCCTCCAAGACCTGCTCCGGGTGCGGCGCGGTGAAAGCCAAGCTGCCGCTGCACGTCCGGACCTACGAATGCGACGCCTGCCACCTGGTCGTCGACCGGGACGACAACGCCGCACTCAACCTTGCCGCACTCGCGGTGGCCTGCATGACTGGTACCGGAGTGGCCGGAGACCAGGACACCGCCCCGGTGGTGTCGAAGCCTCGTGGAGCCGACCGTAAGACCCGCGCCACCCGCCCCCGCCACAAGGCGGAGGCGGGGCGGGCAGGTGGCGCAACCCTGCCGCACCAGCGGCAGACAGAAGCGAGAGACCGTCCTCAAGCCGAAGCCCTCACGCTTTGGTGA
- a CDS encoding primary-amine oxidase: MSSCCHTDADAAPAAPHPLDPLTADEISAARRILTEDGRVTDTTRFPLVLLDEPDRHTADAHRDGDPVVRRLRVTLLDSATGAAAEALVDVTAGVVVAHRALDTAEEGQPPVTFEEYEIVEQVVKADPGWRKAMAERGVTDLDLAVAAPLGAGPLRFEDRPGARLMRSLTWLRCNASDSPWAHPVAGLVADVDVIERKVVRLIDTGAVPIPPECGRYEAEFNGPARTDLRPLEITQPEGPSFALSGRLMTWQKWRFRIDFNGREGLVLHQIGYEDGDRVRPVLHRASLAEMAVAYAEPGDDRNWVAFLDAGEYSLGRNANALKLGCDCLGEITYLDAVLSDDLGNPETLPNAICIHEEDYGLLWKHTDIFNDMAADSRRARRLVVSYIATVGNYDYGFYWYFHQDGTIGFEAKSTGIVQTSAVEPGTADAVGTEVAPGLLAPFHQHLFCVRLDAAVDGHANTVEEVDVVPVPSGPDNPNGNVFTTRVTPLADSAAGGRLADPLAGRRWRITNPGSLNRMGKPVAYTLVPQPGPVVLAQPDSAVARRMAYGTKHVWVTRHRPERRFPAGDYPNQNAGGAGLPRWTAAGESLEDTELTVWHTFGPTHLPRLEEWPVMPVDHSGFTLKPTGFFDRNPALDLPKETPRGEGHCHTA; this comes from the coding sequence ATGTCCTCCTGCTGCCACACCGACGCCGACGCCGCGCCCGCCGCGCCCCACCCCCTCGACCCGCTGACCGCCGACGAGATATCCGCCGCCCGCCGCATCCTCACGGAGGACGGCAGGGTCACCGACACGACCCGCTTCCCCCTCGTCCTGCTCGACGAGCCCGACAGGCACACCGCCGACGCCCATCGCGACGGCGACCCCGTGGTGCGCCGGCTGCGCGTGACCCTGCTGGACTCGGCCACCGGCGCCGCCGCCGAGGCACTGGTCGACGTCACGGCGGGCGTCGTCGTCGCCCACCGCGCGCTCGACACCGCGGAGGAGGGCCAGCCCCCGGTCACCTTCGAGGAGTACGAGATCGTCGAGCAGGTCGTCAAGGCCGACCCCGGCTGGCGCAAGGCCATGGCCGAACGCGGCGTCACCGACCTCGACCTCGCCGTCGCCGCCCCCCTCGGAGCGGGACCGCTGCGCTTCGAGGACCGGCCCGGCGCCCGCCTCATGCGCTCCCTGACCTGGCTGCGCTGCAACGCCTCCGACAGCCCGTGGGCGCACCCGGTGGCCGGGCTCGTCGCCGACGTCGACGTCATCGAGCGGAAGGTCGTCCGCCTGATCGACACCGGTGCCGTGCCGATCCCGCCCGAATGCGGCCGCTACGAGGCCGAGTTCAACGGCCCGGCCCGCACCGACCTGCGACCGCTGGAGATCACCCAGCCCGAGGGGCCGTCCTTCGCCCTCAGCGGCCGGCTGATGACCTGGCAGAAGTGGCGCTTCCGCATCGACTTCAACGGCCGCGAGGGCCTGGTCCTGCACCAGATCGGCTACGAGGACGGCGACCGCGTCCGCCCCGTCCTGCACCGCGCCTCACTCGCCGAGATGGCCGTCGCCTACGCCGAGCCCGGCGACGACCGCAACTGGGTCGCCTTCCTCGACGCGGGCGAGTACTCGCTCGGCCGCAACGCCAACGCCCTGAAGCTCGGCTGCGACTGCCTCGGCGAGATCACCTACCTCGACGCCGTCCTCTCCGACGACCTCGGCAACCCCGAGACGCTGCCCAACGCCATCTGCATCCACGAGGAGGACTACGGCCTCCTGTGGAAGCACACCGACATCTTCAACGACATGGCCGCCGACAGCCGTCGCGCGCGCCGCCTCGTCGTCTCCTACATCGCCACCGTCGGCAACTACGACTACGGCTTCTACTGGTACTTCCACCAGGACGGCACGATCGGCTTCGAGGCCAAGTCCACCGGCATCGTGCAGACCTCCGCCGTCGAGCCCGGCACCGCCGACGCGGTCGGCACGGAGGTCGCGCCCGGCCTGCTCGCCCCGTTCCACCAGCACCTGTTCTGCGTACGGCTGGACGCCGCCGTCGACGGCCACGCCAACACCGTGGAGGAGGTGGACGTCGTCCCCGTCCCGAGCGGGCCGGACAACCCCAACGGCAACGTCTTCACCACCCGGGTGACCCCCCTCGCCGACAGTGCCGCGGGCGGCCGTCTCGCCGACCCGCTGGCGGGCCGCCGCTGGCGGATCACCAACCCCGGTTCCCTCAACCGCATGGGCAAGCCCGTGGCGTACACGCTCGTGCCGCAGCCCGGCCCGGTCGTCCTCGCCCAGCCCGACTCGGCGGTCGCCCGGCGCATGGCCTACGGCACCAAGCACGTGTGGGTCACCCGCCACCGTCCCGAGCGGCGCTTCCCCGCGGGCGACTACCCCAACCAGAACGCGGGCGGCGCCGGACTGCCCCGCTGGACCGCGGCGGGCGAGTCGCTGGAGGACACCGAGCTGACCGTCTGGCACACCTTCGGGCCCACCCACCTGCCGCGGCTGGAGGAGTGGCCGGTCATGCCCGTCGACCACAGCGGCTTCACGCTCAAGCCCACCGGCTTCTTCGACCGCAACCCTGCGCTCGACCTCCCCAAGGAGACCCCGCGCGGCGAGGGCCACTGCCACACCGCCTGA
- a CDS encoding DUF6528 family protein, producing MTRHAARKSHPIATADQSCNGVLVFDPDAQDWSRPGAVTWRWSAPGGAGTSWQHLSDVRLRRTQAYGRVVLVAASGGRAAMVREDTGAIVWQTVTPADSPHAIERIPGGVIVVASGAPGRLRLYADAEQTAPFRTVPLPRARGVLYDPEHGALWAIGAARLVRYAVSGRGTATTLTEHSAVGFEGEGRDLQPVYGDPGSLWFTDTYGVYRLDVASRRYRQVDGASGVSAYTNQPTGTRIRARSQATGPRGGGGPTVEFLDADGTPVYARTRPGAAFATVRLWTPDFR from the coding sequence ATGACGCGGCACGCCGCGCGGAAGAGCCATCCCATCGCCACCGCCGACCAGTCCTGCAACGGCGTCCTGGTCTTCGACCCCGACGCCCAGGACTGGTCGCGGCCCGGGGCCGTGACCTGGCGCTGGAGCGCGCCGGGCGGGGCCGGCACGAGCTGGCAGCACCTGTCGGACGTGCGGCTGCGCAGGACGCAGGCGTACGGGCGGGTCGTGCTCGTGGCCGCGTCCGGCGGCCGGGCGGCGATGGTGCGCGAGGACACCGGGGCCATCGTGTGGCAGACGGTGACCCCGGCCGACAGCCCGCACGCCATCGAGCGCATCCCGGGCGGGGTGATCGTGGTGGCCTCCGGGGCGCCCGGCCGGCTGCGGCTGTACGCGGACGCGGAGCAGACCGCGCCGTTCCGCACCGTGCCGCTGCCGAGGGCGCGCGGGGTGCTGTACGACCCGGAGCACGGGGCGCTGTGGGCGATCGGCGCCGCGCGGCTGGTGCGCTACGCGGTGTCGGGCCGGGGCACGGCGACGACGCTGACGGAGCACAGCGCCGTGGGCTTCGAGGGCGAGGGCCGTGATCTGCAGCCGGTGTACGGCGACCCGGGGTCGCTGTGGTTCACCGACACCTACGGGGTGTACCGGCTGGACGTCGCGTCCCGAAGGTACCGGCAGGTGGACGGGGCGAGCGGGGTGAGCGCCTACACCAACCAGCCGACGGGGACGCGTATCCGGGCCAGGTCGCAGGCGACCGGGCCCCGTGGCGGGGGCGGCCCGACGGTCGAGTTCCTCGACGCCGACGGGACCCCCGTGTACGCACGGACCCGCCCCGGCGCCGCCTTCGCCACGGTGCGCCTGTGGACCCCGGACTTCCGCTGA
- a CDS encoding aldo/keto reductase family protein, with amino-acid sequence MEYRHLGRSGLVISEIAYGNWLTHGSQVEADAATACVRAALDVGITSFDTADVYAGTRAESVLGEALKGERREGIEIFTKVFWPTGPGRNDRGLSRKHIMESIAGSLRRLQTDYVDLYQAHRYDVDTPLEETMEAFADVVHSGKALYIGVSEWPAEQIRRAHTMARELRIPLVSNQPQYNALWRIIEGEVVPTCEELGMGQVVFSPIAQGVLTGKYRRGQEPPAGSRATDDKGGAGMISRWMSDEVLDAVQQLQPLAAEAGLSLAQLAVAWVLQNSNVSAAIVGASRPEQVAENAKAAGVVLEKELMARIEEILEPVAETDPKRVHENVPAHRS; translated from the coding sequence ATGGAATACCGCCATCTCGGCCGTAGCGGCCTGGTCATCAGCGAGATCGCGTACGGCAACTGGCTCACCCACGGCTCGCAGGTGGAGGCGGACGCCGCCACGGCGTGCGTGCGCGCGGCACTGGACGTCGGCATCACCAGCTTCGACACCGCCGACGTCTACGCGGGCACGCGTGCCGAGTCCGTCCTCGGTGAGGCGCTGAAGGGCGAGCGCCGCGAGGGCATCGAGATCTTCACCAAGGTCTTCTGGCCGACCGGTCCGGGCCGCAATGACCGCGGGCTGTCGCGCAAGCACATCATGGAGTCGATCGCCGGCTCGCTGCGCCGCCTGCAGACCGACTACGTGGACCTGTACCAGGCGCACCGCTACGACGTGGACACCCCGCTCGAGGAGACGATGGAGGCGTTCGCCGACGTCGTCCACTCGGGCAAGGCCCTCTACATCGGCGTCTCGGAGTGGCCGGCGGAGCAGATCCGGCGCGCCCACACCATGGCGCGGGAGCTGCGCATCCCGCTGGTGTCGAACCAGCCGCAGTACAACGCCCTGTGGCGGATCATCGAGGGCGAGGTCGTCCCGACCTGCGAGGAACTGGGCATGGGCCAGGTCGTCTTCTCGCCGATCGCGCAGGGTGTGCTGACCGGCAAGTACCGGCGGGGGCAGGAGCCCCCGGCGGGCTCGCGTGCCACCGACGACAAGGGTGGCGCGGGCATGATCTCGCGGTGGATGAGCGACGAGGTGCTCGACGCCGTCCAGCAGCTCCAGCCGCTCGCCGCGGAGGCCGGGCTGTCCCTGGCCCAGCTGGCGGTGGCGTGGGTGCTGCAGAACTCCAACGTCTCGGCGGCCATCGTCGGCGCGTCCCGTCCCGAGCAGGTCGCGGAGAACGCCAAGGCGGCGGGCGTCGTCCTGGAGAAGGAGCTGATGGCGCGGATCGAGGAGATCCTGGAGCCGGTCGCCGAGACCGACCCGAAGCGGGTCCACGAGAACGTCCCTGCGCACCGCTCCTGA
- a CDS encoding oxidoreductase — MGTMGTMRRVWTAVLCGAALAALTAAPAHAAGERPGPRWELKETGSTARFRGLAAVSRNTAWVAGSEGKVLLTVDGGRHWADVSPPGVAELQFRDVEAFDARRAVVLAIGEGEASRVLRTQDGGATWTETFRNTDPRAFYDCVTFFDDRHGLAVSDPVDGRYRMLSTGDGGRSWRVLPSAGMPPALAGEASFAASGQCLVSRGPRDVWLATGGASQARVLHSRDRGLTWTVTASTLPAGDPAKGVFALAFRDARHGIAVGGDYRPDQASPDAAAVSRDGGATWTGSGRPPAAYRSGVTWLPYSSRAAIAVGPSGSDLSLDGGRTWRTFDPGSYDTVDCAPDLGCWAAGEQGRVARLGIGSGGGASRP, encoded by the coding sequence ATGGGGACGATGGGGACGATGCGACGGGTGTGGACGGCCGTGCTGTGCGGGGCGGCGCTCGCCGCGCTGACGGCGGCCCCGGCCCACGCGGCGGGTGAACGGCCCGGTCCGCGCTGGGAGCTGAAGGAGACCGGCAGCACCGCGCGGTTCCGCGGGCTGGCGGCGGTCAGCAGGAACACCGCCTGGGTGGCCGGTTCCGAGGGCAAGGTGCTGCTCACGGTGGACGGCGGACGCCACTGGGCGGACGTGTCGCCACCGGGCGTCGCCGAGCTGCAGTTCCGCGACGTCGAGGCGTTCGACGCGCGGCGCGCGGTGGTGCTGGCGATCGGCGAGGGCGAGGCGTCCCGTGTGCTGCGCACCCAGGACGGCGGCGCGACCTGGACGGAGACCTTCCGCAACACCGACCCCCGCGCCTTCTACGACTGCGTCACCTTCTTCGACGACCGGCACGGCCTCGCCGTCAGCGACCCGGTCGACGGCAGGTACCGGATGCTGTCCACCGGTGACGGCGGCCGCAGTTGGCGGGTGCTGCCCTCCGCCGGCATGCCCCCCGCGCTCGCGGGCGAGGCCTCGTTCGCGGCGAGCGGTCAGTGCCTGGTGAGCCGTGGCCCGCGCGACGTGTGGCTGGCGACGGGCGGGGCGTCGCAGGCCCGCGTCCTGCACTCCCGCGACCGGGGGCTGACCTGGACCGTGACGGCCTCCACCCTGCCCGCGGGCGACCCCGCGAAGGGCGTGTTCGCGCTGGCGTTCCGCGACGCGCGGCACGGGATCGCCGTGGGCGGGGACTACCGCCCCGACCAGGCCTCCCCCGACGCCGCCGCGGTGTCCCGCGACGGCGGCGCCACCTGGACCGGCTCCGGACGCCCCCCGGCCGCCTACCGTTCGGGGGTGACCTGGCTGCCGTACTCCTCGCGCGCGGCGATCGCGGTCGGGCCGTCCGGCAGCGACCTGAGCCTGGACGGCGGCCGGACCTGGCGGACGTTCGACCCCGGGTCCTACGACACCGTCGACTGCGCCCCGGACCTGGGCTGCTGGGCCGCCGGTGAGCAGGGCCGCGTCGCACGCCTGGGGATCGGCTCCGGCGGCGGGGCCTCCCGCCCGTAG
- a CDS encoding VWA domain-containing protein: MIISKRLAVGLCGLAATLATALFPAAAPAAADDGPETAHEAPKVELVLDVSGSMRANDIDGRSRMSAAKQAFNEVIDAVPDEVRLGIRTLGANYPGKDKVVGCKDTEALYPVGSVDRTEAKTAVATLAPTGWTPIGPALQAAGKDLAGGDGTRRIVLITDGEDTCQPLDPCEVARELAAEGTHLVVDTLGLVPNTKIREQLSCIAEATGGTYTAVDHADQLSDRIKQLVDRSADNVVVTPTVTQGADRCADAPLLGAGVYSDREAFTEHRWYRVSVTDGQELRASVSVGADRAVNRDYGVLVRAVTSGGRELVRGSEAGSGRTDVISSGLRYAWPERDDDDAAAARTVCIEVSNSFSAPDAVKRTPGLPLELSVDLVSSPDEPSDVASFGLGRGWWLLALLVVTGLVAGVLWGWISRWRVAVWRTN; encoded by the coding sequence ATGATCATAAGCAAACGGCTGGCGGTGGGGCTGTGCGGCCTCGCGGCCACCCTCGCCACCGCGCTCTTCCCGGCCGCGGCGCCGGCCGCCGCGGACGACGGGCCGGAGACCGCGCACGAGGCCCCGAAGGTCGAGCTCGTGCTCGACGTCAGCGGCTCGATGCGGGCCAACGACATCGACGGCAGGTCCCGCATGTCGGCGGCCAAGCAGGCGTTCAACGAGGTCATCGACGCCGTACCGGACGAGGTCCGGCTCGGCATACGCACCCTCGGCGCCAACTACCCCGGCAAGGACAAGGTGGTCGGCTGCAAGGACACCGAGGCCCTCTACCCGGTCGGCAGCGTCGACCGCACCGAGGCCAAGACCGCGGTCGCCACCCTCGCCCCCACCGGATGGACGCCGATCGGCCCCGCCCTGCAGGCCGCGGGCAAGGACCTCGCGGGCGGTGACGGCACCCGCCGGATCGTGCTCATCACCGACGGCGAGGACACCTGCCAGCCGCTCGACCCGTGCGAGGTCGCGCGTGAACTCGCCGCCGAGGGCACCCACCTGGTCGTCGACACCCTCGGCCTGGTGCCCAACACCAAGATCCGCGAGCAGCTGAGCTGCATCGCCGAGGCCACCGGCGGTACCTACACCGCCGTCGACCACGCCGACCAGCTCTCCGACCGCATCAAGCAACTCGTCGACCGCTCCGCCGACAACGTGGTCGTCACCCCCACCGTGACCCAGGGCGCCGACCGTTGCGCCGACGCCCCGCTGCTCGGGGCCGGCGTCTACAGCGACCGCGAGGCGTTCACCGAGCACCGCTGGTACCGGGTGAGCGTCACCGACGGCCAGGAACTGCGCGCCTCCGTCAGCGTCGGCGCCGACCGCGCCGTCAACCGCGACTACGGCGTCCTCGTACGGGCCGTCACCTCCGGCGGCCGGGAACTCGTCCGCGGCTCGGAAGCGGGCAGCGGACGCACCGACGTCATCTCCTCCGGTCTGCGCTACGCCTGGCCGGAGCGCGACGACGACGACGCCGCGGCCGCCCGCACCGTGTGCATCGAGGTCAGCAACTCCTTCTCCGCCCCGGACGCCGTGAAGCGCACCCCGGGCCTGCCGCTCGAACTCAGCGTCGACCTGGTCTCCTCGCCCGACGAGCCGTCCGACGTCGCCTCCTTCGGCCTGGGCCGCGGCTGGTGGCTGCTGGCCCTGCTGGTCGTGACCGGCCTCGTCGCCGGTGTGCTGTGGGGCTGGATCTCGCGCTGGCGCGTCGCCGTCTGGAGGACCAACTGA